Below is a window of Watersipora subatra chromosome 11, tzWatSuba1.1, whole genome shotgun sequence DNA.
tttatacctatctatcaatctgtctctatatctactcatgcattgactgataatatagtttatacctatctatcaatctgtctctatatctactcatgcattgactgatgataatatagtttatacctatctatcaatctgtctctatatctactcatgcattgactgatgataatatagtttatacctatctatcaatctgtctctatatctacccatgtattgactgatgataatatagtttatacctatctatcaatctgtctctatatctactcatgcattgactgatgataatatagtttatacctatctatcaatctgtctctatatctactcatgcattgactgatgataatatagtttatacctatctatcaatctgtctctatatctacccatgtattgactgatgataatatagtttatacctatctatcaatctgtctctatatctacccatgtattgactgatgataatatagtttatacctatctatcaatctgtctctatatctacccatgcattgactgataatatagtttatacctatctatcaatctgtctctatatctactcatgcattgactgatgataatatagtttatacctatctatcaatctgtctctatatctactcatgcattgactgatgataatatagtttatacctatctatcaatctgtctctatatctacccatgtattgactgatgataatatagtttatacctatctatcaatctgtctctatatctacccatgtattgactgatgataatatagtttatacctatctatcaatctgtctctatatctacccatgcattgactgataatatagtttatacctatctatcaatctgtctctatatctactcatgcattgactgatgataatatagtttatacctatctatcaatctgtctctatatctactcatgcattgactgatgataatatagtttatacctatctatcaatctgtctctatatctacccatgtattgactgatgataatatagtttatacctatctatcaatctgtctctatatctacccatgtattgactgatgataatatagtttatacctatctatcaatctgtctctatatctacccatgcattgactgataatatagtttatacctatctatcaatctgtctctatatctactcatgcattgactgatgataatatagtttatacctatctatcaatctgtctctatatctacccatgtattgactgatgataatatagtttatacctatctatcaatctgtctctatatctactcatgcattgactgataatatagtttatacctatctatcaatctgtctctatatctactcatgcattgactgatgataatatagtttatacctatctatcaatctgtctctatatctacccatgtattgactgataatatagtttatacctatctatcaatctgtctctatatctactcatgcattgactgatgataatatagtttatacctatctatcaatctgtctctatatctactcatGCATTGTACAAGAATAGCCAAAGGTCTGAGAATTTTCTTGAACAAAGTGGTATTTCTAAGTTCTCGCTCAACTTTCATACTTGGTTTTAATGTATAGCaaaacaaactatatatatactgtatacaaatacagtatatatacagtatatatactgtatatatacagtgtatatatacagtatatacatgtatatactgtatatatatatatagaactttcagatatatgaatatatatactgtatatatttatactgtatatatactgtatatatatgtatatatatactgtatacatgtacagtatatatatactgtatatatactgtatatatactgtatttatacagtatatatacatgtatatatatactgtatatatatacatgtatatagagtatatacatgtatatatatacatgtatatactctatatatattgaGCTTTCagataatgtatatatatactgtatatatactgcatatatatactgtatatatactgtatatatatgtatatatatactgtatatacaagtatatatactgtatatataccgtatatatatatgctgtatatatattatatattatgtatatctatttatatatacatgtatgtatatatatgaaatatatatttatatatgtatactgtatatatattatatatatttatatatactgtatatattattatttatatatataaatatattaaatatatagatttatatatatacatatttatatatattagtgacTGCATAATCAAACTGATGGAACACAACATAATGTTATTAGCTTTGAACCAATGAGAAATGGAATGAGCTTGGTactatattcataaatattatcTATGCCATTTTTCATAAATTCATCGTATTACAAAACGGCTTGGGTTCATTGGCGCAGCCTTTGGCATGCAATAAATCAAGGCAGAAATTTACCATGCAGGAGGTTGATAGACCAGCCTTTGTAGAGAATACAAGCGGTGAGTTCTACCTTAATCTCCACGCAGTAAGACTAACACCGCGTAGCACATCCAATTTAATCACATTAATATATATGCGGATTAACTCGAGCTCGTTGACGTATATTCCGCTAATCCGCGAAGACAGAGCTATAAAATCCCTAACAAACTTTGAGAGAAATCAGTACTGGCCTAGCATTGGATACTCGAGCAACAACTAGCAATTTCTGTCACCTCAGGAGCCGGACTCCATAAGATAGAAGGTTGGTTTTCAACAATTCTCTTTTCGCAAGAGAAGTCTCTAATTCCAAGTAAAGACTTTCAGTGCAAAGTTATCATTTCAACTCAAagtgataaattttttttctattgagGGCTTCAGATAGATTCAACTTTAGAGGTTCATTTgtaaaatcttaaaaaaaatgttataactCTATAAAGCTTTAGACCAACTTGCTGAAATGctctgaacatatttttatttgtattaactgtctatttatattattaatattaacttGATTTCTCTTTCCAGTGCTAAACAAAACATTCGTTGATCGAAGCTAAGAGTAAAGGAAGATGAACAAGTTAACATTAGTCGTCCTATTGGCCGTCATATGCGCCGTATACGGTCAGAGTTACAGTAATGGCAGAGGGGTAAGTTTacaattatttaatatataggTCACTTGACCTGATATTCTAATGTATAACTATGAGTGAGGGTTGTTGAATTTACAACAATACTGACATGCTGCAGGGACATGACTAATTAGTTAAAACTAGCATTTCatagtttataaaattattatagttatttttTTGGTACGTCATTAaaattcatatattttatagaatagACAATACTATTTTGTAGCTACTATATCAGCTCACACACTGCTTTCTAACACAACATAGTGATGTAACTTGCaatattttattggtttttggGTACTTTATAGCATTTACAATTATtgtttgttatataatattatatatatttgtataattattACTTGTATTACCTTGTGTAAATTAACATAGTTTAGATATAGTAATTCTTTTatgatttaatttaaattacatCCTAAGAAGTTTTTGTATTACAACTATATTGTAAaatgttatgttgtattttgCAATACTATGTTATGTTTTTtaatctatattatattaaatcgCACATATTATGCTATTGTCTTGTTATGTACTTCATACAATTAAATCTTATTGTAATGTATTACACTGTATTATATAGCACATATTGTATATTATCTGTAACATACGTATATTCTGCCGATTTTCTTATAGAGCTGCAGGGAACTTTGGCGACGCAATAACTGCGCTCGCAATACCAGAAGTCCAGTATGTGCGAACCTAAGAAGAAGAGGTTGCGGTGGAGGAGGACCAGGACCACAAGTCGGATTCAGCTCAAGTAGTTCCAGCAGTTCCAGCAGTTCCAGTTCGTCATCATCAagctcatcatcatcatcatcatcaacaTCGACACCCTCCAGCACCTCCTCAACCAGCACCACTCCATACTATACCTCATCATATGCACCAGTAAGTAGGATCTGAGGTTAATAACAAGGAATCAATTTTAATGAACACGAATACAATTGATAAGTTGGTAGTTATAATTAGCCATAAAGATCTTGGAGGTAAATTACAAAGCTCTTAAAGGCAATCACTGACCGCTGTTTCCAAGGCTCAGTTTCACTAGCTCATCTTTTTTGCAGGTACGAAGAAACCCTGGATATAATGGGGGTGGATTTCCTGGAGGTCCTGGTGGTGGATTCCCCGGAGGTCCTGGTGGATTCTCTGGAGGCAACAGAGGTGGACCCGGAGGCAACCGAGGTAGACCCGGGGGCAACAGAGGTGGAAATGATGGAGGCAACCGAGGGGGAAATGACGGAGGCAACAGAGGTGGAAATGACGGCGGCAACCGAGGGGGAAATGACGGAGGCAACAGAGGTGGAAATGACGGAGGCAACCGAGGGGGAAATAACGGAGGCAACCAAGGTGGAAATAACGGAGGCAACCAAGGTGGAAATGATGGAGGCAACCGAGGTGGTGGATTTTTTGGAAACCTCGGTGGTATTATCAACCGTTTCAGCGGTGGTAATCAAGATGACGGAGGTCATAGACGAGGTGGCCTACTCGGtagtttcaactttttaaagtaatttttatgGATTGTGAGGACTAAATACATGGTTTTTAACACTAAATTGGTTCAAGCTTCAATCTAACCATGCTTTTGTACAGTAATAAGACGCAGACCCACTACCTATGCTGTATACAGTCTCCTTTTTATTGCACACAACCATtggtttttgaaatattttttactgaCGTTCTTACTTCGATACTCAATTAAatggtaatataatattatttatttatatatttcttatTGCTAACAGTACTATCACAGCGAGacaaatatacatgtgcaaCTGAAAGTAGAGACACTTGGCTGAAGAGACACGGAAATGTTGGCAGTAAATTACATGATGCCTACAAACTTGaacaaatataagataaaaaacAGCTTTAAAATATAATCTGTAATATTAGATTTATAATTTACAATTAAAACAGTTTATCCAAAGATAATGTCAACTTAACGGTAAGCTAGTTGGATTATGCGGATAAATGTTCGGAGAAGGGATTAAGTGTAAATCCTCCTGGATTATCTCAAACAAAGGAAGAGAGATCATTGACTTAAAAGTCATCAGCTAGCTATAAAAACCTGATGTGTTCATACTTAGCATGTTGGTTCACATGGAATAATGGCAAGCAATATGTCTACGATGTGCAAATAAACGAACAAGGCTGCAAGCATCCAACCACCCATCATAGCAAATAGTCTACCagaaaacatacatgtacataaacaaaGCACCGACCATGGATGTGACAAAGTGGAGCTCCTCTACAGGGCAGAACTGAATGGTAACAGATACAACTGCAAATGGTCTTTCAACATCATAAAACCAAGTGAACAGTTACAAGTTAATCTGAAAGACGTCATTTGGTACATCCGATTTGTCCTTGTTATGATACCTAGTTCACAAACTGAGTATCAACATGCCTGACAATTATCCACAACTCTCTAAGCAGCTTGTTGAGGCGTAATGCCATAAAACCTAGTTAGTCCCAAAATGGGCCgccaaaatacaaaaaaacactAATAAATGGCAAAAAGGAAACTtccaaaacaaaaaactttctaTCGTAAAAACATTCGATAACTTCAAAGACTTGTATGTCATGTGAACAATACATGCCTTCAAAAAAgggtgatatacatgtatcaagttagaatgacaaaagCTAAAAGACTCAGAAACATACATGCGTGTGTAAGTTTGCAAAAATGATTTCACAACAAGATACTATGATTAAATGACTCATTTAGAAATATTAGCTAAATATCCAACTATATTGagagattattattattattattaacaccTTTGGACACTAAAAGATAAAATCATAAATTTTAATCACAAACATACAACAATTAATTTACAACAggaaaataatttgtataattttcattatgttttatataacaaaataatatatttcttCATGAACCTTCATAcctttgtatatgtacatatacacacatacatacacagatatatatgtatgtgtatatatgaccGTGAGGCAGTTTTTACACTCAGAGTTACTTGTCTGTCTGAAGTATAGGCAGAGCTAACAAAACGCCTTGTATAAAAACTTGCGCAAAAACATTTCGTTCTACACACTAAACTGATACAGGTTTTTGCATAAAATGTAGACTTGATACATCAATAAACTAACCTTATGTTCCGAACTATTGATGAGTTATCACTGAACACCTGCTAGTAACCGGCTGCCGTGAACGATGAGTGAGATAAATAATAGTACACCGTACAGACAAACCTAACATTGATGAACAAGAATTGATGGATTACAATTTACATTGCATTTCAAATTTCTGATTGTCTTCTTGAGACTTAGGATTATTTAAATTTCTTCTGTGATGGCAGGAATTTATTAAACACACTAAATCGGTATTTTAGTGTTATCCCATTTGTTTGTAAAGCAAGATTAAAGTTCTTAGGCTAAGccatatttctaaaatgttACTTGTTCTCACTTCAGTATGAAAAGGAGGTCAAAAGTGATAGAACTAAAAGACTTACACTGTGATGAAAGACTACACTGTGGCAGTTTTACCTTTAGATGCAATGATGAAGAAATAATATTCTAACAAGCTAAAAAAATGACTATTTGCAATGTATCAAAATATACAGCTTATTTCGTGAATATAGATTACCAaatttataaagtgtattaatgAGCATCGGTTTATACACAGTTTATAAAGTTAATTTTCGCGGAAAGTGACACCAAATAGGTGCATGATACATCCATCAATTCTAACAAAACAATCAGTAAAAgataattattcataaaattagCTCTGATTGGTTGAACGATCTGAAGAACAGGCGGCGCGATATTACATCCCAAAAACTGCTAACAATAAGCAACGGAGTAGGTGGAGCGGGATGCAGTGCATGAAGAACCGGATTGCTTTTGGTCAAGAGCTGAGTAGAACATAGAAGAGTATAGACAATCATGTAAACATCATTTTATATAAAGCCTCACTTCCGGTGGCGGTGTACGTTCAGAAAATTTGCATACACTTGCATTGAGCTgaattttttacactttttgaagcttacaaccagtgctaaaaataaatattgactgGAGGAATGTTATGTTAGTCTAAACTAAAAAAAGACTttaaattctaataataatccaaaaattaattattattcaaaaaacggcttttaccaattatttgatatacaaaTTTGGgattgtttttaaacatttaggaATGGAAAACTTATAATACAGGGGAATCACCAACAAAGTAAAGAATGGAAAAGTAGAATTGTTGTGGATAAGTAACCCTAGCTACTTTTTGAAGTGGGTTTTTGGAAGGTGAAAGTTAgtgtctcagtaatatgttCTCAATTGGAGGCATGGCATTTCCGCCGCCACGGCTAACTAGCTATGACGTCATTGTCTAAACTCTTATAATCTCAAACTCAGGTTCAGAGTAAACCAAACTTTTAGCATTTGCGCTAccaatttgtttcgtgcgaagcactcatcagacgcgattgtactaaaatgtaCATTTgtgtctgatgagtgcttcgcacgaaacaaatttgtagcgcaaatactaaaagtttacttttttcgcaataatttttcaaatatatatatatactgtatatataaacagcaaaGTAAACTTACTGGTACAAGATATGTCGAGTTACTCTACCAAATCCTTAACACACCCAACCCGAATAACACAAAAAATGCAAATCGGTACTGCTTCCATTATTTATACTAGCAAACATTCTATCAAATACAGTTCTACTTACCAGAATGTCTGTAGATTGAAAAACTGAAACCATGACTCTAACATGAAGGAATTCTGGTCCTTACCTCTACAGGAAATACAACAAATAGTTAACAGTTAACAAACAGTTAACACAACTCGACAAATAGCTTAGTAATATATGATTCAAGTCATACTATAATTCTACAAAAACGTAGTGTATATTTATGGAATATGTAACAAGGAAGAGAATGTGAGTCATTCAAGCAGTTATCTAACAGTGTGCGTAAGAGAAGTCTTACAGCGGTGTGCAAAATAAACCGGGCTTCTTTGCTGGAAAACTGAAATTCTGACTTTGatactcattgtgaatttggCAAATAgccatttaatatatataaaattaatccttattttgtcctgatttcaaatatttaaaccaaacagctggaatattatgtttttgtatgattatgtaggctaaattctATACATTTGGTTTTTCaatggttgaagataacaatctgtacagatatgaacACACcacaaacattttcatttgcTTACTTCAAGTCATGTACATGGTTTGACTTATTAAACAGTGTGCATAAGAAAAAACTGTATGAACAAAGCTCTTAGGAGAGGAAATACATGGTGAGCTATTTATTAAATCAAGAGCCTGAAGACTAACTGATCATGAATACATATGTTGAAGCATCTAAGACAGCAAATTTTGAATTTGTAGAGCTGACATGAAAAATAACTTAATAAATCTGTGATTTTGTGGAACAATAAATAACCTTGAGCGGAATAAAATCATATCTCTGATACAAAAACTGCATGAAACAGTGAAGGTTGTTTGAAATGGAATTGCTGGCCAAATTCCACACGATACCTGGTCAAACCAAAATATCACCAACGAGTAAATGACACTTCGGCGAAAGCATTACTGATGCATAGAACTTTCACCAATCAAATATGTCAAACGACACAGACATTAGTTGTTCGACATTGCTCTAACAACCTTTACTATGACGACAGCCATGCCTATCCGCCCGAAGTCTCGGTTGGAGTTTGGAATAGCATTTTATTTCATAAAAGATTCCAACTGTAACCATCAGCTTTGAGGACCGATGCATTAACACCTGCACAAATTATTATAGAGCATCATCATTTGTATCTGAATAGAATAATTGCGCATATAATTATTCTCAGTGCTctatcagcacacctgactgGCTCTCGCAGCTTACTGGAGTGATACTAGTGAGATACTTGTGCTTTATCAGCACTAGTTtatcagagtactagtatagaTAAAAGCTCAAACCGGTAACAAATACTGATTGACACGAATCTGTTTGTGAATGTTGTTTTtagctttgttaaaaatatgGGTGAAAGAATAAATCACAAGAATTACCTAAATAGAGTGTCTTTGACAGCAGAGTCTGTCACAATAATCTGATGCCATTTAGGAATACAAAAAGGATTAAAAATGCTGAAAACCTTCCTGGGAAAATATGAAAGTTAAACGAACCATGGACGTGCGAGAGATTAAAATACGAGATGCTATGCAGCCCTAACTGATGAAAATAGAATGGTGAAAAGCGAACTAAAAGCCTACTTatcataattataattttccaaaAGCTAAAGCCATATAAATAGGGAAATAGTAGAGAAATAGAAAGAAGATTAACAATATTGCAAATCACAAAAAGGTGCAGAAATAAAATGTATGTGAAAAGACAAATACTAATGCCTACAAATGAGGCAACTTATTATAGTCGTAGAATAAGTTCTTAATGTGACTTTTTAGAATTCTGCCGGCAGGACAGTCATCTTTCCCAGGCGCTTCCTTATATATTCAGAAGATATGTCGTTCTTATTCTGTCGTATGTACCTATGACCACCCTGACCGTTCCACTCTCGGTCAAAGTCGGCAGCGAGAATCTCAGCACCCTTCTTGCGACACAAGCCTGTTTCTTCTAGAGACAGCTCACACATTTGCATATCATCCACACCTGCAATATGTAAGAAGTTTTTGGTAACTTTTCACTGAATCTCTCGGAAATAATAACATGCATCTATTCAGTATTATTCTCTTACACTTAACTTTGAGAAACACCATAAAcaacaaacataaataaaagTTTATGAAAGCAAAAATGTGATCTAGTTGAACCATTAAGTACAAAGTTGAAGATGAAATTAcccaaaactttagtagattatATTAGAAGGCattggtatttttctaccatttgcgattgtttttgatgtgatctgattgTCAAGATGTTTCATGATTACAATCGACAAtccttgatcgtggttaaaacgcaattaaaacaaaaagaaaaatacgtatgaaatgatgtcactagttgctatcgttgctatagttgctatcgttgctatagttgatatcgttgctatcgttgctatagttgatatcggctagtgtattcaagttgcagcgttacgcgtctcgACATCAGTCTTTTTACAAGTAAAGATGTCATAATCGCCCTTTCGCTTGACCTTaccgttttaaccgcgatcaagttttatcaattttaatcttaaaacatcttagCAATtatatcacctcaaacatcaaacaataatcgcaaatgatagaaaaacgccgatactttctgataaaatttattaaaagtttgtgtgagttcatctttaatcCGTTTTGATATTTGCATCGtatttgacaaaaatattaatgCACTAAGGCTATGTTTACCACTAGCGCTCAGTGtagtaataccttgagatagGAGTTTTCTGACATGTGAGCAATTTGAGATACAAAAAAGATTCCAAGCAAACTtttgccttgagatacgagatGTATTTGCGATACAAGCATACAAGACTGTACTCGATGCAGCCACTAGGTGGCCGTGTGTGAGGGGCCGCTTACGAGGACAGCATCGTTCCATCTATTTCATTGACtagtttcaaaaagttttaaacaagCCAGCTAAAAGTGAGTCCAAAAGAGTCAAACAGGAATacgaaaaaaaattaaaatgaaattaaaattaagtttagTATAATGTACGATTAAAACTTTAAGTTTAGTTCAAAGTTAACGTTTCGCagtgtcacaaaagtttagtataTCGAACGTGTTCGTGTCAATTATCTCTACCAATGCCATTAGCCGTTACTGCCTGTCTAACAAGTATGAACTCCATACATTTCTGtacataataatatcatattttatagcagatcataaccactaaataggtatttgttatttTGCCAATTTAACTAATCCATGGTGAATAAGAGCAATTGAAATCATGTCTTTCCATTGTAATATTAGAGTTTTTACAAGGGTgggaacagattaatttgtatttagttaatttatatagGATAATTTGATTCGAGATACAAGTGAATTGACATACATTGGCACAAGAACGCATGTAGCTCCTATTCCCAGGTATCATGCACTAAGGCAATGCTTCAAGCAACGACAAGGTTAAAGGTCAACTGACAGCACAAAACATTATTTCCTTAGCCGCAGCAGATAACATACAGACTGGGGTTTGAATAATATTCATGagtaatttcaaccaaataccAGGTTTGACCACCATTTTAAGTCATACAAATTCTTagaaaaatttgcaaaatatcaactaAAAACAGCAGCGACGCTATTACATTAAATTTGCTTACCCTTGAACTAGATCATCGTTTCAAAATCCTTCATACTTTGATAGGTTTTAAACAGATGACGTCTgagaatagctaatttttacaaacatttcTATTAGATTTACTATTTGTGTGAAGGAAGAATTTCTTGCTTGTGCACTTCACAAGATGTATACACAAGTTGATAGGTGTAATTCTATAACCGCCACTCGGAAGACTATGCAAAGCGTATGAATACAATGCAGACTTTGTTCTGTATTTGTTAAATCTGCTTTGCCCTTGCTTTAGATGTATTATTAAAacgtaaatatataacataaattcaacTTACAGCGAAGAATTTATGTTAAGTATTTGCACTTTATTACGTAAGAatttccatataacgtaaagcgtTAAGTcggtgcaaattctcaaatttgatttgaataacaagaATCCCATAGTTGGCCTTTCAAATGTTGTTTTCAATCAATATTACCCAGATTATTATCTGCTATATTAGGTAATTAAAACATGTAGCGGGGTGACTAGAGGGGAAAATGTATTAGAGTTGCACCAAACAAAAACACTTGTCTCGCCAGCATTGACATCATGTCATTTGCTGAAAAAATACCTCCTAATGTCACAGCTCAGAGGTTGCATTTCAAGTGTTTTTGTCTCAAACCTTATTTTTGTTCTTCTAATATTAAAACCTTTGCTGAAAATGAAATATGATTATACTGATACTAGCCGAATGaccggtgttgcacgggtaatcaAAAACAGCTTAAAACAGTAGCAGGTCATGTAGTTGcaattggctaatttgagtaagatAGTAGCATAATGCTAAATTTACtgataagagctgtgagagcaaactttagtgacgttgcgtgTAACGCAGTGCAGCctcgctatgcatattttaacacATGTAATGAATAGAGTCTGTCTTctcaatgaatccattgtaCCCGTGTAGGTTAATGGGTTAGGTTGTTATCTTGTGAACCGgtggttctgagatcaaatcctctgcgatacagattttccattgctagattttaatcccTATAAATGGCCACAGAATTTCACAGAAGATAatcactgagatttatatagatatatgtaagTGAAAATACTGTTAGTTAATCTTTAAGAAACCTTATCCAATGTGTGTAACTGGAAGTCATGGGCAAACtcaccagccaataagagcacaGGCACCTTGTCCGGATGGAACTCTAGTTGTCTAGCTATCCACTGACCATCAAAGTGGGCATACCACCAG
It encodes the following:
- the LOC137408520 gene encoding circumsporozoite protein-like isoform X1, yielding MNKLTLVVLLAVICAVYGQSYSNGRGSCRELWRRNNCARNTRSPVCANLRRRGCGGGGPGPQVGFSSSSSSSSSSSSSSSSSSSSSSSSTSTPSSTSSTSTTPYYTSSYAPVRRNPGYNGGGFPGGPGGGFPGGPGGFSGGNRGGPGGNRGRPGGNRGGNDGGNRGGNDGGNRGGNDGGNRGGNDGGNRGGNDGGNRGGNNGGNQGGNNGGNQGGNDGGNRGGGFFGNLGGIINRFSGGNQDDGGHRRGGLLGSFNFLK
- the LOC137408520 gene encoding ctenidin-3-like isoform X2; translation: MNKLTLVVLLAVICAVYGQSYSNGRGSCRELWRRNNCARNTRSPVCANLRRRGCGGGGPGPQVGFSSSSSSSSSSSSSSSSSSSSSSSSTSTPSSTSSTSTTPYYTSSYAPVRRNPGYNGGGFPGGPGGGFPGGPGGFSGGNRGGPGGNRGRPGGNRGGNDGGNRGGNDGGNRGGNDGGNRGGNDGGNRGGNNGGNQGGNDGGNRGGGFFGNLGGIINRFSGGNQDDGGHRRGGLLGSFNFLK